One genomic window of Halanaerobium saccharolyticum subsp. saccharolyticum DSM 6643 includes the following:
- a CDS encoding LrgB family protein — translation MEELISTPYFGLIISILTFELGIYLNKKTNLSLFNPLLVSIVLTISILVAFNIDLEIYNQGGDLLSFFLGPATVILAVPLYNRLELLKTNYKAILIGITTGTLTGIVSIIYLTKLFKLDVGVGLAMIPKSVTTPIGMEISKQIGGISSITVAAIILTGILGAVIGPFICNLFGIKNKVAVGIAIGTSSHAVGTSRAIELGETEGAMSGLAIGIAGLITVFLVPILLTIF, via the coding sequence ATGGAAGAATTAATAAGTACGCCTTACTTTGGGCTTATTATTTCTATTTTAACTTTTGAGTTAGGAATTTACTTGAATAAAAAGACAAATTTATCTTTGTTTAATCCATTATTAGTTAGCATAGTTTTAACAATATCTATTTTAGTAGCTTTCAATATTGATTTGGAAATATATAATCAAGGCGGAGATTTATTATCTTTTTTCTTAGGGCCAGCAACTGTAATATTAGCAGTCCCGCTGTATAACAGACTTGAACTTTTAAAAACAAACTATAAAGCAATTTTGATTGGGATTACTACAGGTACTTTAACTGGGATAGTATCTATAATATATTTAACAAAATTATTTAAATTAGATGTGGGAGTTGGATTAGCAATGATTCCTAAATCAGTAACTACTCCAATAGGTATGGAAATTTCAAAACAAATTGGTGGAATTTCATCTATTACAGTAGCTGCAATTATTTTAACTGGTATTTTAGGGGCTGTAATTGGACCTTTTATTTGTAATTTGTTTGGTATTAAAAATAAAGTAGCAGTAGGAATTGCTATTGGAACATCTTCTCATGCAGTGGGGACTTCTAGAGCTATCGAGTTGGGAGAAACAGAAGGTGCTATGAGTGGATTAGCTATTGGGATTGCAGGGTTAATTACTGTTTTTCTTGTTCCTATATTATTAACAATATTTTAA
- a CDS encoding monovalent cation/H+ antiporter complex subunit F, whose protein sequence is MIIGLAIFFTILSFIVSYRVVIGPTITDRLIGADTIGIFMSMVMLMIALEYDILLLIDIVLAYAVLLFIDMLIYAKYFEHGELYR, encoded by the coding sequence ATGATAATTGGACTTGCTATATTTTTTACTATACTATCTTTTATTGTGTCATACAGAGTAGTAATTGGTCCTACCATTACAGATAGATTAATCGGTGCCGATACAATTGGGATTTTTATGTCGATGGTGATGTTAATGATTGCCCTAGAATATGATATACTTTTATTGATAGACATTGTACTTGCATATGCAGTTTTGCTTTTTATTGATATGTTAATTTATGCTAAATACTTTGAACATGGGGAGCTGTATAGATAA
- a CDS encoding iron-containing alcohol dehydrogenase, which translates to MQNFTYQNTTKIVFGKGKEEDVGEYTAKHGSKVLLHYGGGSIKKYGTYDKVIESLEAAGVEYVELGGVEPNPKLSLVQEGIELAKEESVDFILAVGGGSVIDSAKAIAVGYFYDGDVWDFYYGDAEITEALPVGVVLTIPAAGSESSTSSVVTKLDGMYKRSIDSKLIRPKFAIMNPEITFTLPNYQTACGAVDIMAHIMERYFTNTDNVEYTDRLSEASLKTIINNTPKVLENNEDYAARAEIMWVGSNAHNGLLGTGREEDWSSHGMEHELSGIYDVAHGAGLAVVFPAWMNYVYQHDLERFAQFAHRVWDVDPDFKDLEWTARQGIKKTKEFFSQIGMPVTLKELDIPAKRLEEMAEKATENGPIGSFVELDTEDVLTIYNNALE; encoded by the coding sequence ATGCAGAATTTCACTTATCAAAATACGACTAAGATAGTTTTTGGTAAAGGTAAAGAAGAGGATGTAGGAGAATATACGGCTAAACATGGTTCTAAAGTATTATTACATTATGGTGGAGGCAGTATCAAAAAATATGGAACCTATGATAAAGTTATAGAATCATTGGAAGCAGCAGGGGTTGAATATGTAGAATTAGGTGGTGTTGAGCCTAATCCTAAATTATCACTTGTTCAGGAAGGAATTGAGCTTGCTAAAGAGGAAAGTGTTGATTTTATTTTAGCTGTTGGTGGTGGAAGTGTTATTGATTCTGCTAAAGCAATTGCTGTCGGTTATTTTTATGATGGAGATGTCTGGGACTTTTACTATGGCGATGCTGAAATTACTGAGGCATTACCGGTTGGAGTGGTATTGACAATTCCAGCAGCCGGCAGTGAATCAAGTACCAGCTCAGTTGTAACTAAGCTGGATGGAATGTATAAAAGAAGTATTGACTCTAAACTAATTAGACCTAAATTTGCAATTATGAATCCTGAAATAACCTTTACTCTTCCAAATTATCAAACTGCCTGTGGTGCAGTTGATATTATGGCCCATATTATGGAAAGATATTTTACAAATACAGATAATGTTGAATATACAGATAGATTATCAGAAGCATCATTAAAGACAATTATTAATAATACACCTAAGGTTCTGGAAAATAATGAAGATTATGCAGCTAGAGCTGAGATTATGTGGGTTGGAAGTAATGCTCACAATGGTCTATTGGGTACGGGTCGTGAAGAAGATTGGTCTTCACACGGTATGGAACACGAATTAAGTGGAATTTACGATGTTGCTCATGGTGCTGGTCTAGCCGTTGTATTTCCTGCCTGGATGAATTATGTTTATCAGCATGATTTAGAACGTTTTGCCCAGTTTGCTCATCGAGTCTGGGATGTAGATCCTGATTTTAAAGATTTAGAGTGGACTGCCCGTCAGGGAATTAAAAAGACAAAAGAATTCTTCAGTCAGATCGGAATGCCTGTAACTTTAAAAGAACTTGATATCCCAGCTAAACGTTTGGAAGAAATGGCTGAGAAAGCAACGGAAAATGGACCGATTGGCAGCTTTGTTGAATTAGATACTGAAGATGTTTTAACTATTTATAATAATGCTTTAGAATAA
- a CDS encoding LTA synthase family protein codes for MINNYKLENRMRYLSLILFLAFILKYNYLMLQVFYAPSITALIIRNLFFVACYLKFVEPLLISKKIRQRLFFMLFIFTFFFVINYWYNRYFGNFLSVSDIFAGEGTGTFSMYQVLFTHIFKFRDIIIILDLALLGVFGFNSLPDLKLSDSWGLWNFYFKKSTIKNTTVFVLIILVLVIQVFAGSLIMGEVSPVKLYQSGSSYLASVYGILPLYTMEAYSYFHRSEKKPRPELDDIPYYQKQKQLSGTKTLAKNTNVILIQVESLDAKIIDYKQQGKQITPFLNDLKEESLYFENFYAQKVNGSFDADLSTLTSLYPVNRSYVFRDIDLSRFHSLPLLLKDKGYQTLAFHNNDRNFFNRAEAYPDLGFDHFYSQRYFKETIFPVPKDRGLGINDYDFFDASAGLIKEAAQQEKPFFAYLISLTSHTPFNFYPQTAVENFAEVDNNLVQNYFKSISFLDKSLKNFISKLEKAGIMENTLLVIYSDHESEIKTMEYESGRDFTLWRNVKTPYHIPLFINHPQLKNTIYEREGTTTDIAPTILDLLGYQKLPKQFVGKSLFLEQEDPILFLHETPQLLKDGQLFIKEIEELLKVGHLKDQKKEIEIPQKKLEELNEIIAYMRSIFMINQGDIFKEVE; via the coding sequence GTGATCAATAATTATAAATTGGAAAATCGTATGCGTTATTTATCGCTAATACTTTTTCTGGCATTTATTTTAAAATATAATTACTTGATGCTGCAGGTTTTTTATGCACCTTCGATAACAGCATTGATTATCAGAAATTTATTTTTTGTAGCTTGTTATTTAAAATTTGTTGAGCCTCTGCTTATTTCGAAGAAAATAAGACAGAGGTTGTTTTTCATGCTCTTTATTTTCACTTTTTTCTTTGTGATTAATTACTGGTATAATCGTTATTTTGGGAATTTCTTAAGTGTCAGTGATATCTTTGCTGGAGAAGGTACTGGAACATTTTCTATGTATCAAGTTTTGTTTACTCATATTTTTAAATTTAGAGATATAATAATTATTCTGGATCTGGCACTTTTAGGTGTTTTTGGTTTTAATTCATTACCTGATTTAAAATTATCAGATAGTTGGGGTTTATGGAACTTCTACTTTAAAAAGTCAACTATAAAAAATACAACAGTTTTTGTATTAATTATCTTAGTTTTAGTTATCCAGGTTTTTGCAGGAAGCCTTATTATGGGAGAAGTAAGTCCTGTTAAGCTTTATCAATCAGGTAGTTCTTATCTGGCTTCGGTATATGGGATTTTACCTTTATATACTATGGAAGCATATAGTTATTTTCATCGAAGTGAAAAAAAGCCTAGACCAGAATTAGATGATATACCATATTATCAAAAACAGAAGCAGTTAAGTGGAACTAAAACTTTAGCTAAAAATACAAATGTTATTTTAATTCAGGTTGAATCACTTGATGCTAAAATAATAGATTACAAGCAGCAGGGAAAACAGATTACACCATTTTTAAATGATCTCAAAGAAGAAAGTCTTTATTTTGAAAATTTTTATGCTCAAAAAGTAAATGGTAGTTTTGATGCTGATTTATCAACTTTAACTTCACTTTATCCAGTTAACAGAAGTTATGTTTTTAGAGATATTGATTTAAGTCGATTTCATTCTCTGCCACTACTGCTTAAAGACAAAGGATATCAGACACTGGCTTTTCACAATAATGACCGTAATTTTTTTAATAGAGCTGAAGCCTATCCAGATTTAGGCTTTGATCATTTTTATAGTCAACGATATTTTAAAGAAACTATTTTTCCAGTTCCCAAAGATAGAGGGTTGGGAATTAATGATTATGATTTTTTTGATGCTTCAGCTGGATTGATTAAAGAGGCAGCCCAGCAAGAAAAACCTTTTTTTGCTTACTTAATTTCGTTAACAAGTCATACTCCTTTTAATTTTTATCCACAAACGGCAGTTGAAAATTTTGCAGAAGTTGATAATAATTTGGTACAAAATTATTTTAAATCAATAAGTTTTCTTGATAAATCTTTAAAGAATTTTATTTCCAAACTTGAAAAAGCTGGGATTATGGAGAATACACTTTTAGTAATTTATTCTGATCATGAATCAGAAATTAAAACAATGGAATATGAATCAGGCAGAGATTTCACTCTCTGGCGTAATGTTAAAACTCCATATCATATTCCATTGTTTATTAATCATCCCCAACTTAAAAATACAATTTATGAACGTGAGGGAACCACTACCGATATTGCACCAACTATTCTTGATTTGTTAGGATATCAGAAACTGCCAAAGCAGTTTGTAGGTAAATCATTATTTTTAGAACAGGAAGATCCAATCTTGTTTTTACATGAAACTCCACAATTATTAAAAGATGGCCAGCTTTTTATTAAAGAGATTGAAGAATTGCTAAAAGTGGGACATCTAAAAGATCAGAAAAAAGAAATAGAAATACCTCAAAAAAAATTAGAAGAATTAAATGAAATAATTGCTTATATGCGTAGTATTTTTATGATTAATCAGGGGGATATTTTTAAGGAGGTGGAATAA
- a CDS encoding Na+/H+ antiporter subunit E, whose amino-acid sequence MLQKLSAFSFLMIVWFIFAGKITVDVLIIGSAASLLVTLFFSDMLFREVHRKLPWYHYLRKLFLLLLFVPVFFYEAITAALKVSKHVFEKNPSFNPGIVKVKTELTDITGLSLLANLITLTPGTLTLDYDRNEKSYYIHWIDVETVEEAELKKKIIARFERWVGVIFR is encoded by the coding sequence ATGCTGCAGAAATTATCTGCCTTTAGTTTTTTAATGATTGTATGGTTTATATTTGCAGGAAAAATAACGGTAGATGTTTTAATAATAGGTAGTGCAGCTTCACTTTTAGTAACATTATTTTTTAGTGATATGTTATTCAGGGAAGTTCACCGAAAACTTCCCTGGTATCACTATTTAAGAAAGCTGTTTCTCTTACTATTATTTGTTCCTGTATTTTTTTATGAAGCAATTACAGCTGCTTTAAAAGTTTCAAAACATGTTTTTGAGAAAAATCCTTCCTTTAACCCGGGAATTGTTAAAGTCAAGACTGAACTAACAGATATTACTGGTTTAAGTCTTCTAGCCAATCTGATTACACTAACTCCGGGAACATTAACTCTCGATTATGATAGAAACGAAAAATCTTACTATATCCACTGGATTGATGTAGAAACAGTTGAAGAGGCTGAACTGAAAAAGAAAATAATTGCTAGATTTGAACGCTGGGTAGGAGTGATCTTTAGATGA
- a CDS encoding CidA/LrgA family protein, protein MKIFRQFVIVVLIAFSGEIINHFFKTPIPGNVLAMILLLVLLTTGLIKIKMIDRVAEFMLNHLALFFIPPGVSLIQNLDQLKEDWFAILTIVVTSTIIIMAVTGLTIQFIMRREN, encoded by the coding sequence ATGAAGATTTTTAGGCAATTTGTAATTGTGGTTTTAATAGCTTTTAGTGGAGAGATTATAAATCATTTCTTTAAAACTCCTATTCCGGGAAATGTTCTGGCAATGATTTTATTATTAGTATTGCTTACTACAGGGTTAATTAAAATAAAAATGATTGATCGAGTTGCAGAATTTATGTTAAATCATCTAGCACTGTTTTTTATTCCACCAGGAGTAAGTTTGATACAAAATTTAGACCAATTAAAAGAAGATTGGTTTGCTATTTTAACAATAGTAGTCACTTCTACAATAATTATAATGGCGGTTACAGGTTTAACTATTCAGTTTATTATGAGGAGGGAAAATTAA
- a CDS encoding RNA-guided endonuclease InsQ/TnpB family protein, giving the protein MRLSFKFKPKLNHKQLVIIMKLAWHCSKLYNTVNYKVKNNKEQKPVYTQLEKQFKNNWHNEYLHSHNRQQALKQLAQDWKSFFASLKDYNKNPQKYKGQPGPPNFKHLNSNPCEIIFTNLAIRIRDDKLLLSLSKKIQSKYNVKALNFELPEAVQSIVDLDAVQQIKIKQDHISKKWYLLIIYKVKEAKESKKSNMMAVDLGLDNLATLTFKNNSECYIINGKTIKSKNAYYNKKIARLQSIRMKQLGTSKIKDTSEIKRLRLKRRNYIRDYLHKASWKIVELAVENKVSAIVIGDIKNIKQSSKLKSFVQIPIQRLKELIEYKAKLNGIKVVKINESYTSGCSAIDLEKTNKSNYNKSRRIKRGLFKTNQGLLINADQNGSLNILRKYLKNKCILRPIKQARDNGYVANPSRLRVS; this is encoded by the coding sequence ATGCGGTTATCATTTAAATTTAAGCCTAAATTAAACCATAAGCAGTTAGTGATAATTATGAAATTAGCCTGGCATTGCTCTAAATTATATAATACAGTTAATTATAAAGTAAAAAATAATAAAGAGCAAAAACCTGTCTATACTCAATTAGAAAAACAGTTTAAAAATAACTGGCATAATGAATACCTTCATTCTCATAACAGACAGCAGGCATTAAAACAGTTAGCTCAGGACTGGAAAAGTTTTTTTGCTTCTCTCAAAGATTATAATAAGAATCCTCAAAAATATAAAGGGCAGCCAGGACCACCAAATTTTAAACATCTAAACAGCAACCCCTGCGAAATAATATTTACCAACTTAGCTATTAGAATTAGAGATGATAAATTGCTTTTGTCCTTATCTAAAAAGATACAATCTAAATATAATGTGAAGGCCCTTAATTTTGAGCTGCCTGAAGCAGTTCAAAGCATTGTAGATTTAGATGCTGTTCAGCAGATAAAGATCAAGCAGGATCACATCTCTAAAAAATGGTATCTTTTAATTATCTACAAAGTTAAAGAAGCAAAAGAAAGTAAGAAATCCAACATGATGGCAGTAGATTTGGGGCTTGATAATTTAGCTACCTTAACATTTAAAAATAATTCTGAGTGTTATATTATCAATGGCAAAACTATTAAATCTAAAAATGCTTACTATAATAAAAAAATTGCAAGACTGCAGAGTATTAGAATGAAACAGCTTGGTACCAGTAAAATTAAAGATACTAGCGAGATAAAAAGACTCAGATTAAAGAGAAGAAATTATATTAGAGATTATCTCCATAAAGCAAGTTGGAAAATAGTTGAGCTCGCAGTTGAAAATAAGGTTTCTGCTATTGTAATCGGAGATATAAAAAATATTAAGCAAAGCAGCAAGCTTAAATCTTTTGTCCAAATACCAATCCAAAGATTAAAAGAACTAATTGAATATAAAGCTAAATTAAATGGTATCAAAGTTGTTAAAATTAATGAAAGTTATACCTCTGGCTGTAGTGCAATAGATCTAGAAAAAACAAATAAAAGCAACTATAATAAATCCAGAAGAATTAAAAGAGGTCTCTTTAAAACTAATCAAGGTCTATTAATTAATGCAGATCAGAATGGCAGTCTTAACATTCTTCGCAAATACCTAAAAAATAAATGTATTCTCAGACCTATTAAACAGGCGAGAGATAATGGATATGTGGCCAATCCTTCAAGATTAAGGGTATCCTAA
- a CDS encoding glycerophosphodiester phosphodiesterase family protein, whose protein sequence is MIKYFIVISIIILIFSFIYFEFYYLIRPSKLGKKIIEKYNFDYPVLVAHRGSSYTAPESTVPAVKKAVESGVDYIELDIQRTKDGELVVFHDTNLLRLTNAKSMFPDRENYELQNFTLKELRLLNYGAWFNVKYPARAKDAYSHLTIMTLEQVLEFVEPVETGVGLALELKSSYLYEGIEKEITDLLADKEIFEIENKTPYILFFSFSPASLKRLSELRPDSPRILLTKRNFVSPRRWRGWLEITEEVADGIAPKGHVSFPWYIGTAHKRGLFVFPYVINRSWQLKIFSWFSADGYITDRAEMLANFFDRVQEFGENIEEFGDNILEDEAENTEENRGQDFNNKKNNN, encoded by the coding sequence ATAATTAAATATTTTATAGTTATTTCAATTATAATATTAATTTTTTCATTTATATATTTTGAATTCTATTATTTAATTCGACCTTCTAAACTTGGTAAAAAAATTATAGAAAAATATAATTTTGATTATCCAGTACTTGTAGCTCACCGAGGCTCCTCATATACTGCGCCAGAGTCAACTGTACCTGCTGTTAAAAAAGCAGTTGAAAGCGGTGTTGATTATATTGAGCTTGATATACAGCGGACAAAGGATGGAGAATTAGTGGTTTTTCATGATACTAATTTATTGCGTTTAACAAATGCAAAAAGCATGTTCCCAGATCGCGAAAACTATGAGCTTCAGAATTTCACTTTAAAAGAACTTAGATTATTAAATTATGGTGCCTGGTTTAATGTTAAATATCCGGCAAGGGCTAAAGATGCTTATAGTCATTTAACCATAATGACTTTGGAACAGGTTTTAGAGTTTGTAGAACCAGTTGAAACTGGGGTTGGGCTTGCATTAGAATTAAAAAGTTCTTATCTTTATGAAGGAATTGAAAAAGAAATAACAGATCTGTTAGCAGATAAAGAAATATTTGAAATTGAAAATAAAACACCTTATATACTGTTTTTTTCATTTTCTCCAGCAAGTTTAAAAAGACTCTCAGAATTACGCCCGGATTCACCTAGAATTCTATTGACTAAAAGAAATTTTGTATCTCCAAGACGTTGGCGAGGATGGCTTGAAATCACCGAAGAAGTTGCAGATGGAATTGCTCCTAAAGGACATGTTAGCTTTCCCTGGTACATTGGTACTGCTCATAAAAGAGGCTTATTTGTTTTTCCTTATGTAATTAATCGTTCCTGGCAATTAAAAATTTTTTCTTGGTTCAGTGCAGATGGCTATATTACAGATCGGGCAGAGATGTTGGCTAACTTCTTTGACAGAGTTCAGGAATTTGGAGAGAACATCGAAGAATTTGGGGATAACATTTTAGAAGATGAAGCAGAAAATACAGAAGAAAATAGAGGTCAAGATTTTAATAATAAAAAAAATAATAATTAA
- the larA gene encoding nickel-dependent lactate racemase produces MEKISFPFGRKELDIEIEKDQLQGVLVSKAHQFKAEKSELQIVKEALDNPINSQKLSELVKNKKEVVIISSDHTRPVPSHITMPLILEEIKKGSPEVEITILVATGFHRASTDEELRDKYGDDIVELVNIEMHDSRDQSQMVNLGKLPSGGNLLLNKKAVEADLLIAEGFIEPHFFAGFSGGRKSVLPGVASKTTVLANHCAEFIASANARTGNLEANPMHQDMLYAAEAAGLAFILNVVIDAEKKVINAFAGHREKAHLKGTEFVDSLAGVDALPADIVITSNGGYPLDQNVYQSVKGMTAAEATCKEDGVIIIAAECSDGHGGEEFYQTFRDAKSVQQIMDDILARGRKETVPDQWETQILARIMLKFKVIMITDPAKQDMIEEMGMEWAENLNYAVKKAKKILGKAKASITAIPDGVSVIVRQ; encoded by the coding sequence ATGGAAAAGATCAGTTTTCCTTTCGGGAGAAAGGAATTAGATATTGAAATTGAAAAAGATCAGCTGCAGGGGGTTTTAGTTTCTAAGGCCCATCAATTTAAAGCTGAAAAGTCAGAATTACAAATTGTAAAAGAAGCCCTGGATAATCCAATAAATAGTCAGAAATTATCAGAATTAGTTAAAAACAAAAAAGAGGTTGTTATTATCTCCAGTGATCATACTCGTCCAGTTCCGAGTCATATTACAATGCCTTTAATTTTAGAAGAAATTAAAAAGGGTTCGCCAGAGGTAGAAATTACTATTTTAGTAGCAACTGGTTTTCATAGAGCCTCAACTGATGAGGAGCTGAGAGACAAATATGGGGATGATATAGTTGAACTTGTAAATATTGAAATGCATGATAGCCGTGATCAATCACAGATGGTTAATTTAGGTAAATTACCTTCTGGTGGTAATCTGCTTTTAAATAAAAAAGCAGTCGAAGCTGATTTATTAATTGCAGAAGGTTTTATTGAGCCTCACTTTTTTGCAGGGTTTTCCGGTGGACGTAAAAGTGTACTGCCAGGAGTAGCGAGTAAAACTACAGTTTTAGCTAATCATTGTGCAGAATTTATTGCAAGTGCCAATGCAAGAACAGGTAATTTAGAAGCTAACCCAATGCATCAGGATATGCTTTATGCAGCTGAGGCAGCCGGACTGGCTTTTATTTTAAATGTAGTAATTGATGCAGAGAAAAAAGTAATTAATGCCTTTGCAGGCCACAGAGAAAAAGCGCATCTAAAAGGCACAGAATTTGTTGATTCTTTAGCTGGAGTGGATGCTTTACCAGCGGATATAGTAATTACCAGTAATGGTGGTTATCCACTTGATCAAAATGTTTATCAGTCAGTAAAAGGAATGACAGCAGCTGAAGCCACCTGTAAAGAAGATGGTGTAATAATTATTGCAGCTGAATGCTCTGATGGTCATGGAGGAGAAGAATTTTACCAGACTTTTAGAGATGCAAAAAGTGTTCAGCAGATTATGGATGACATACTTGCTAGAGGCCGCAAAGAAACAGTGCCTGATCAGTGGGAAACTCAAATTTTAGCACGGATTATGCTTAAATTTAAAGTTATTATGATTACAGATCCTGCTAAACAAGATATGATTGAAGAAATGGGGATGGAGTGGGCAGAGAATTTAAATTATGCAGTTAAAAAAGCTAAAAAAATTCTGGGGAAAGCTAAAGCTTCTATAACTGCAATTCCAGATGGAGTTTCAGTAATAGTTAGACAATAA